TTCATTTTGAAGTGTAGAGCAAAGCAAAGTTATTCCATATTGTCAATTCATGATTCGTGTAGTTTTTTGTGTATGAGGCATCTCAATCTGGTAAAGATACTATGCTTTTTACGAACTTTCTGCCTCTGTAGATCTGAGGTCTCGACGCGAGGCAAAAGAGAACATTTTCAAAGGCTCTGGAACAAAGCAAGACACACCTTTTTGTCACGTTTACTAAACATCACAAAATGacgaaaattatattttatctAACATGTAAATCTACTTTATCAGTTCCTACtaaaacagtttttccttgtgttCACTTGTATAATGAGCACTGCTgttattcatttatttcataGGGAGTTTTTGTATTCAGCTTGAAACAGAATTCTCTTTTCTGCCTTCAGCTTTGGCCACAATTTCAAtttcatcatttttgttttatcagTTTAATTACCAAAGAAACGTGGAATGAAACTGGGTTATCAGGCAAACTTTATTTCTTAGACCTTTTATATATGGCGTCTGAGTTCATGCTAAGAAATCGTAGAAAATTAATTTAGTCTAACGCGATAATTCctcgtttatttttaataatctGATGTCTattaaatttccattttcacttTCCAATATTAATCGCAACTTCTTCTCAGCTTTCCCTCAACCGATACTTTTACCGCTCAAAAAGAAGGTAATTTCTTCATATAGCAGAGCATATTAGTTTCTATTTCATTCGCAGTCGAAGTTTATCACAACTATTCGTTGATATCGAAAACTCTATAACAATAACTAATTTAATAGGTAATTCAATTGCCTAAAGCGTCAGACGTACGAAATCTCTACTCATTCCACTCGAAAGTTATCtcttttttgtgaaaaaataCGCAATTAGATCAAGCATTACAGCTGTTTCTGCAATGACTGATAGACTTGAATCGCGAATTTGTGTTTTtacttttccttgattttgttttgacaagCATTTCCTCAATAGCAAAATGTGAAGATTGAAAGCAGAACATTTTCAGGACTTCGTTATTAATTACAATGTTAACTCGATGAcagaaaataactatttttacTTTTACGCAAAGTTTCCGGAAATAATGCAGCGATCTGTAACTTGCGTCAAATAAATGGCAGATCAAAGTATTGGTGATAATGTTCACGAAGTCAAAAAGTTATGATGATGTTATACGAAAGATAAACGTGGTCTTTGAAGCGTAACTAACGACAATCGAAATGCAGAGTTCGTCCAactgaattaaaaataatttgtccTTTGCATTCTCTTATTCGTTATCCACGGCAGATTCGCGCTATTCATCCCCTTGTTTTTGTGTCTCGAATGTTGGCTGAGGATCTGCAAAGAGCAAGACTTCATTGTGGCGGCCAAACAAGCGAAATGGTGGATCGTGTCCCGCAGTTAAGTACTTGTTCTTCACGTAGCTTTTTCCATCTCTTTCCAGTGCGGCCTTCAGTTTGGCGACATTCTCCAGCCAATCTTTCTCCTTGGCAAAGCCGTTAAAATGAGCCGCATACATAACACGACTTTCATCAGTCTCATGAAATACAGTGTTTTGTTTAGGCGTCGGAGGGTTAGCTTGAAATTCAGCGGGAACATAAAAACCCATGGTGAACGCAATACATTTGTCATCGTCTCCGAGATCAATCTGAGAATTGACCGGAACTGTCATGGAGAGTTTTTGCCCTCCTTCATTCTCGCCTCTGATGTAGTTAAAAAGGCGCCAAAATCCACTGCTGCCACAGTTCTCTAGGTTGCCTTCTTCAAATCTGGTCTTGACCCAAGGTGAGCGCTCGTACAAGCGGACTTCATAGTCTTGCTTCTTCTCCAAAACTTTAAAACGTGGACCCTCGGAGCCGCGGTAACTCTCGGGGATATGAAATTCGCTCGTATCTACCTTCGGTTTCTCTTCGCCCTTAAACCAGCTGAGCATCTTTCTGCTTTAGCTTTCACCGCAGGTTACAGTTACCGACTAGTGGAAAAATGAACGATCGCAGATTTTATTTCGTGCGATGCTATATTCGGTTGTGTTACGTAACCGGTTTGCGTTATTCTGGTACAAGACGATGCTGTGGAAGATACTCCGGGGCATGGGGCGAGCGTGACATGTGGACTCCGACCCAGCTaattttgggcttctttggACCTTGAGCACTATTCTGGCCATTTGCCAGGCTCCCTGCCCCCCttagtaaaaaataaattattactatttcTCTGCATTCTGTCCCGTTGATAGTGGGCATCTCCAGTTATAATGATATGATAATTTTGAGAAGTTTACTCTGGTTGAAGAAAGTCGAATGTTTTTTTCCTCTGACTCTCTGCCGTCGTTTGATATGATGGATACAGTTTTCAACATCAAAGAATATCGTAATGACCATTATGACCTGTTGCTGCAAAATTTCACTCGCCTGCTATCAAAGACTGCCAGCTGAGCGAAGTGTCATCCGTACATCCGTATTACAAAAATAAACATCCGGTACTCCCACGGCGGCCAAGTTGGTgcacagaacaatagcgaaaaaaagACTTTTGGGAATTTAATTccattattatgcaaaacttaagcgacattttgccattgttttgaacaccaacatggccgtctcatcacgtgagtgaaaacaaagAGTCAAACATCTCCAAAACATCAATCGAAATTCTTCCTTGCGCTATGAGGCGTGAGAATTATTGTATTGAAGTCGCCATTGGTGTTTCTTAAATAGATTTCTAGTACCTACGGCCTCCATACTTGATAGGCACTAAAAGGTTGTAAAAAGTATAATTTCCGACGATTGCGTGACCTGGGAGCGAGTTAGTCAGAAATTTAACTTGCTCCCAGGTCACTCAATATTAAAATATTCTGCCGGCACGATTGAGGTGTTGGGGCTCTGTCATATGATCTCGGACAAGAGATATCTTGTCTTGGGGGCTATTTTAGCTTTACGCGGGCGATTGTTGCCATTGTATGTCAGTCAGTCTTGCTGGTgacttctgttttgtttttcgttttattATGGTAGGGCAAGATTATGGGGTACCTCTTCCCCGAGGATTCGTGCCACTGCTTTAGATAgggaatacgtttccacctTTTTTGGCCACAAACAAggagtggtttttcgtatctggtGTGGTGCATTATTTAAGTTTTTCCTACAGCTGTATTGTAGTATCTAATGTCATGTATGACTATTATTCCAGTGCGTGTTTTCATCAGCTAAACTATTTCACTTGGAATGCTCGTGTTAGTGGAGACATAATTTCATCTcagttttaaaagaaacaaaatgcgCGCTGCGCTGAcgaaaatttgaaagaaacgCTTAGTATAACTTTTTGCGTCTGCTTCTCATGTTTGTCACCGCAGTGCGTTTTGTTCCTTGAGTAACAGTTTTTTTGAAGGCAAAGTAAGTTATTGATTGAACAACGGGACTTAAATAGCACGGAAAACAAACCCTGGTTAAAGAAAGTCTATAGGGGGGCTGGGGTGGAAAGTGGTTTCAACCTGCGAATTTGATAACTATGAAGTTGATGCAAACGATTGAAAGTAAATAAACCACACAGCCGAGTtactgaaattttgaaatactgTCGTCAATCGCCTCAGTGGGTTTCCCTTTGTTGAAAACTGATACCATTATTGCAGCAGATGTTGTTGCATACAGTACTCTTTCACCgggagaaaaattaataatcgtACTCTCAAAGAGATAAAAAGCCATCCATTGGACAAGTACTACCCAAACCTAGCCAGTTATCCACTGGGTTATCTAGTAGTCTCGggccttcgcagccgtttttcgGGATGTCACCCGCTTGTCTTCGGtcagcgttgcgtgacatcccgaaaggcGGTTGCGGAGGAGCCTACTTATCCAGCGGTGGATATTGAttttatttattacattctacattctactgggcaggatttacagctgcccagagggaaatggcacaagaggacttcaaggtcctatacGAAGGTGCCTCACCTCACCcacctaccccccccccccccccatttgCATTcaaaagacagccacagcacctgGATctccctactcttttcgaatagtgcgtggtttcttttttttcgtcccacagaattatcaacattcaaggaattgtgagacgggacctcggCCTTAGCGTCCTTATTCGAATAGACCAGGAAATTaaatctaaccatttgcagatgaaattacaaaggcagctttttctcctcagttatttaaaaacCCTGATTGGTCCGATGGATAGTGCTGTCCATCCCTTGCACAACTGGGACCAGCTTTCCACAGTTACAAAAAACAGGCTCGGTGCCCATTTATTTTTCGAGGGGACGTGGTGCTCTAAATAGATGGAAAAATGATTACAGGGATGAGGGTCTCCTAGGGGAGGTCCTTGTTCCCTTGTTCTCTTCCAAAATTGGTATATGTTCCCATGTTACCACACGTTTTCATAATTTGTTGCCCTTTTAATAAATTTTCTTACAATGTTTTCGGCCTCTAATTTGTAAGGTTTTGTTCCCCTGTTCCCAAAAAAATGGGCTCTTGTTCCTTGTTCCCTTCGATATTTTGTCAATGTTTCTTTGTTCCCCCAAACCCTTGAGAGACCCTCAGGGATACATAAGTTAAACATATGCGAAAGACAGAAAAATGCCtccggttttcacatgacgtcactaaaattgaaactaTAAAACTATTGATCCCCTTGAGATTTAATTTCATGATGTATAAGAGCAGCTTAAAACTACTAATGATACaaattttcgcaccaaatgagttcttggttttgcgataaactacgcttgaatttctaagcttttgcgtagCGCGGCATTCacgtgacgggcgagagagctgtgatgttggttaaAATTGTGACCTATTTCGGGGATTTTGGTTatctaaacagttcttgtattaggaaaaatattattttaatgtttcagAGTTCCTCGAGACATGAAATCTCTCTTTTGTAGCagaactcagtgacagatgtttctgatggtttccggccgccatgttggtgcccaactagatgggcacgggcaccagcatggcgtctccatacaaatctctataaatttgggtaaaaagtttctccgcatatcttccattgGAAAATTTGCTGTCACCTGAATTTTGGCGAGAGTATTTGCACagttaccttctttcttttctccgatTATGGACTTTAGCTATTGAACGGTTTTGATTATTAGTTAGATTAATTCTGAATGGCGTGactctgaaaaccagcaattgaaTTTTATTGGTGTATTCTGATTTCATTTTCTTGCAAAATGTTGTAAGTTTCACAGAGTCTATAGTCAAGCAATTTGAAGCTTTTGTTGACATTTTTCCTCTATACATGTATTAATTGTAAACAGTTTCTCGTGCTTCTCGAATTTTGAGCAAGCTTGTAACAAGATTGAAACTCAGTGGCTTATTGTCAAAATCGCTTCAGAGAACTCTAATTTTCATAATGTCGTGACTGTCACACCATTTCTATCTTTGAAATCTAATGCTTCTAGTAGCTCACTCTCCACCCCCAGGGACTGTGACGCAAACAACGTTcttagacaaaaacaaaaaaaggtgaGCAAGTCTTTCTGTAACAGAGCCAAGGTTCAGACACAGTGAGTGGGTCAATAGAAAAGAATAGAAGTAACACTATGGTTGCTCTTAAAGACTTATTTGTATTATTAGTTTTGTCTTATCAAATCGTTTTTCTGAAATTTGTCATTGGTGGACCCACTAAAGGTAAGCTTCGCGCGAAGGTGTGCACATCCTGAGCCTACGTGTAATGCGTATTTATTGAAGCTTAGCGAGATGTGGTTTTGTAGCATTTCTTCGATGTTGTCCCGTTCCTTACTAATTTGAACTTGACAGGTCAACTCCAGATCGCTCGAAATGTGTGTCCAAAGGGATTCAAATCGTTTGGTTTGCATCTTTTGCGAGCGAAATCCCGAAGCGTGAAGCGCTGGACCATTGGAATCAGTAAAGCACTAACAGATTACTTCAAGTAGTGCTTGTAAACCTTgcagtattttgaaaatgtctaAGTGTTTGTTTCCTCCAGAGCCCTACAGCCCACCAGGATGCACTGTGAGCAAACATGGTTGTTGTTGGACAAACTTTCCTGCTCAGGGGCATAATGGACATGGATGTCCAAGTATGAGTATTCCTTTGTCTTTAAATGGCGATGAAAACATTGAAGTCCCCAACAAAAGTACAACAAATAACTGCagcattcatttttctttggaaaatgACAATCAATAGTAATTACCATTTTCTGTTATggttcaccactaaattttcttcaaTTCTTACTTACTTCCTAATTAGTCTGGAATCAAAGATTAATCTAAGGGCACATACacttcttatcaatacataatcagctaaAAGTCAACTTTCTAACAtgtaaaaatattgtaaaaaaaaaaaaggctgtcaAAATTTAAGGAAAAGATATCCGAATAAAACTCATTGGACTGGTTAAAAACGTCcctgtttgttttcaatctatacctgtcaacctgctcactaaagaaattttccttgattttgattggctatggtGAGCTAGATAGTTAAATTTTactggctagtggcatgaagtgcttaatttttattggctgctcaATTGTCTGATTTGGCATGTCCGATTACAAGTGTTTCATAGTTACCCCTTGGAAATTTATGTTCTTAAAA
The Acropora muricata isolate sample 2 chromosome 3, ASM3666990v1, whole genome shotgun sequence genome window above contains:
- the LOC136911415 gene encoding uncharacterized protein; the protein is MLSWFKGEEKSKVDTSEFHVPKSYRGSEGPRFKVLEKKQDYEVRLYERSPWVKTRFEEGNLENCCSSGFSRLFNYIRGDNEGGQKLSMTVPVNSQIDLGEDDKWIAFTMGFYVPAEFQANPPTPKQNTVFHEIDESRVMYAAHFKGFAKEKDWLENVAKLKAALARDGKSYVKNKYLTAGHDPPFRLFGRHNEVMLFADPQPTFETQKQGDEYRKMLSWFKGEEKPKVDTSEFHIPESYRGSEGPRFKVLEKKQDYEVRLYERSPWVKTRFEEGNLENCGSSGFWRLFNYIRGENEGGQKLSMTVPVNSQIDLGDDDKCIAFTMGFYVPAEFQANPPTPKQNTVFHETDESRVMYAAHFNGFAKEKDWLENVAKLKAALERDGKSYVKNKYLTAGHDPPFRLFGRHNEVLLFADPQPTFETQKQGDE